Proteins encoded by one window of Bacillus sp. DTU_2020_1000418_1_SI_GHA_SEK_038:
- a CDS encoding TerC family protein: protein MELSLLLEYGWVLLILILLEGLLSADNALVLAIMAKHLPEEQQKKAINIGLLLAFIFRIGAIFIISFLFHVWQVQAIGAAYLIFIALKHLLGRNSEDKNKKGKSYRMTVAQIALADIAFAVDSILAAVALVIDLPDTPMREIGGMDGAKFIVIILGAIAGLIVIRYAAGLFVHLLTKRPSLEKAAMLLVGWVGVKLLMHTLAHPSVHIISHDFVEGVVWKSIFWSVMLLIALGGWFLSKEKTN, encoded by the coding sequence ATGGAGCTTTCTTTATTGTTAGAGTATGGCTGGGTTTTACTTATTTTGATTCTATTGGAGGGTTTATTATCTGCAGATAATGCTCTTGTTTTAGCAATTATGGCAAAGCATTTGCCGGAAGAACAACAAAAGAAAGCAATTAATATTGGTTTGCTATTAGCATTTATATTTAGAATCGGTGCAATTTTTATTATTTCGTTCCTCTTCCATGTTTGGCAAGTTCAAGCGATTGGAGCTGCTTATTTAATCTTCATCGCTTTAAAACACTTGCTAGGAAGAAACAGCGAAGATAAAAATAAAAAAGGGAAAAGCTATCGAATGACCGTTGCCCAAATTGCACTTGCGGATATCGCATTCGCAGTTGACTCTATTTTAGCAGCAGTTGCTCTTGTCATTGACTTACCTGATACGCCTATGAGGGAAATAGGCGGTATGGATGGCGCTAAATTTATTGTTATTATCCTTGGTGCAATTGCAGGCTTAATTGTTATTCGATATGCAGCAGGTTTGTTTGTTCATTTATTGACAAAACGCCCTAGCCTTGAAAAAGCTGCAATGTTATTAGTTGGCTGGGTTGGGGTTAAGCTATTGATGCATACTCTTGCTCATCCTTCAGTGCACATTATTTCTCATGATTTTGTCGAAGGAGTAGTCTGGAAGTCAATCTTTTGGTCAGTTATGCTCCTTATTGCTTTAGGTGGTTGGTTTTTATCTAAAGAGAAAACGAACTGA
- a CDS encoding DUF2243 domain-containing protein, with the protein MKKPTATNMNHLAWSTRSSFMRHNLWSGFLFGLGFVSFIDEAIFHQLLHWHHFYDKSTTEIGLVSDGFFHAFSWFATVGSLFMVADLRRRNLFWLKRWWGGMQIGGGAFQLYDGTIQHKVMRIHQIRYVENVLIYDLIWNLIAIVMIVIGTFILIQTRKELQLVRREAANEQ; encoded by the coding sequence ATGAAAAAGCCAACGGCTACTAACATGAATCATTTAGCCTGGTCAACTCGCTCTTCATTCATGAGACACAATCTATGGTCCGGCTTCCTATTTGGCCTAGGTTTTGTATCTTTTATAGATGAAGCTATTTTTCATCAACTTTTGCATTGGCACCATTTCTATGACAAATCCACAACGGAAATTGGTTTGGTCTCAGACGGTTTTTTTCATGCTTTTAGTTGGTTTGCAACAGTCGGTTCGTTATTTATGGTAGCTGACCTTCGCCGCAGAAATTTATTTTGGCTAAAAAGATGGTGGGGAGGCATGCAGATTGGAGGAGGGGCATTCCAGTTATATGATGGTACAATCCAACACAAGGTAATGAGAATACATCAGATTCGCTATGTAGAGAATGTACTTATCTATGATTTGATATGGAATTTAATTGCAATTGTAATGATAGTAATCGGTACATTTATCCTTATTCAAACACGGAAGGAACTCCAACTAGTGAGAAGGGAAGCAGCAAATGAACAATAA
- a CDS encoding FMN-dependent NADH-azoreductase, translating to MNILVVKANNRPASEAVSSKMYEAFMNSIEGVNVTTYDVFAEDMPYLGQDLFSAFGKVASGEEMTDVEKRILAAKQKAMDAVTAADVVVFAFPLWNLTIPAKLQSFIDYIYQAGFSFKYDENGNAVQLLTDKKFVVLSARGGNYSSPEAAPMEMAATYIKNVCGGVFGMKLVDEVIIEGHAAAPDQAETIIAEGLAKVEAVAKGLSAVTV from the coding sequence ATGAATATTCTAGTAGTAAAAGCAAACAACCGCCCAGCATCAGAAGCAGTATCATCTAAAATGTATGAAGCTTTTATGAATAGCATTGAAGGTGTAAATGTAACTACTTACGATGTATTTGCAGAAGATATGCCTTACCTTGGCCAGGATTTATTCAGCGCTTTCGGTAAAGTAGCGTCTGGCGAAGAAATGACAGACGTTGAAAAGCGTATTTTGGCTGCTAAACAAAAAGCAATGGATGCAGTAACAGCTGCAGATGTAGTTGTATTCGCGTTCCCATTATGGAACTTAACAATTCCAGCGAAATTGCAATCTTTCATTGACTATATTTACCAAGCTGGATTTTCTTTCAAATATGATGAAAATGGAAATGCAGTACAATTATTAACTGATAAAAAATTCGTTGTTCTAAGTGCACGTGGAGGTAATTACTCATCACCAGAAGCGGCACCAATGGAAATGGCTGCAACTTATATTAAAAATGTATGCGGCGGAGTATTCGGTATGAAGCTTGTTGATGAAGTAATTATTGAAGGTCACGCTGCGGCGCCAGATCAAGCTGAAACAATTATTGCTGAAGGTCTAGCAAAAGTTGAAGCCGTTGCAAAAGGTTTATCTGCAGTAACTGTTTAA
- a CDS encoding type IA DNA topoisomerase: MKLILTEKPSVAKNIADALKIKNRKDGYFEGDGYIITWAFGHLLQLYDAKDYDEKMAKWNLDNFPFIPSGFRYKVKSDARNKGKEDLGAKKQLKIIYSLIKRNDVGQIISACDFDREGQVIGDTIIYNLKTQKQVYRLLLNEWTPDEVLKGLKNIKPNTEMRPLQDAGISRQWADWVIGINLTSVATLKYQKGAGKALNIGRVLLPTLKVIYDRDKAIQNFIPEDYFKLSAIFKTRDEKEYEGTYVEDEEDKFKNKETLELIKQALSNQKATIIDKQVERKREYPPYLFNLSNLQGFITSKYKGWTSDKVLKVAQSLYEKKYITYPRTASVVLEESLVGKAAKVLEILKKGLPFENEIKFTKARRVFDNSKVESHSAIVPTYLIPKSLTQDENIVYRAIKNRFIMQFMPVAEHEETKIMTKINNSEIKGVFISKGKVQLVEGWKKVEKIESKDTILPFVNINEMVSIMDHKLTSHVTKPPKHHTEKTLLRVMETCGKGHDDQESEEIMAAILSGFSIGTPATRAETIKKLKDVGYITVQNKNLLCTELGNNLVETFPIKELFDLEFTGRLEKTLSDIEKQKFTKQEFLNAIFDFTIKSVERIKNEKQVIINEVTREKRQIEVLGKCPLCGSGVIEGQKGFGCSNWKNGCKFVIWKNDKFLAAMKKKPSKTMVKTLLKNGEVTVKGLTSKKGNKFNANMRYEKNADNEFFNWKMEFMK, encoded by the coding sequence ATGAAACTAATACTAACTGAAAAGCCATCAGTTGCGAAGAATATTGCTGATGCATTGAAAATCAAAAATAGAAAAGACGGATATTTTGAAGGGGATGGCTATATCATTACGTGGGCGTTTGGACATTTGCTGCAACTCTACGATGCCAAGGATTACGATGAAAAAATGGCAAAATGGAATTTGGATAACTTTCCCTTTATCCCATCAGGGTTTCGATATAAGGTAAAAAGCGATGCACGAAATAAAGGCAAAGAAGACCTTGGTGCAAAAAAACAATTGAAAATAATTTATAGTTTAATAAAAAGAAATGATGTAGGACAGATCATCTCAGCTTGTGACTTTGACCGGGAAGGACAAGTTATTGGGGATACGATTATTTATAATCTCAAGACACAAAAACAGGTTTATCGTTTATTGCTTAACGAATGGACACCAGATGAAGTGTTAAAAGGACTAAAAAATATAAAACCAAATACAGAAATGAGACCTCTGCAAGATGCTGGTATTAGTCGTCAGTGGGCTGACTGGGTTATTGGTATTAATTTGACATCAGTGGCAACATTAAAGTATCAGAAAGGTGCAGGGAAGGCCTTAAATATTGGAAGAGTGCTATTACCTACATTAAAAGTCATTTATGATCGAGATAAGGCAATACAGAACTTTATTCCGGAAGATTACTTTAAACTATCAGCAATTTTTAAGACTAGGGATGAAAAAGAATACGAGGGAACATATGTTGAAGACGAAGAGGATAAATTTAAAAACAAAGAAACACTAGAATTAATAAAACAAGCTCTATCCAATCAAAAAGCAACTATAATAGACAAACAAGTTGAACGGAAAAGAGAGTATCCTCCCTACTTGTTTAATCTTTCAAATTTACAGGGTTTTATTACGAGCAAATACAAAGGATGGACTTCAGATAAAGTATTAAAGGTAGCCCAATCACTTTATGAGAAAAAATACATTACGTATCCCCGGACAGCTAGTGTTGTATTGGAAGAAAGTCTAGTAGGTAAGGCGGCGAAGGTACTAGAAATTTTAAAAAAGGGATTACCGTTTGAGAATGAAATTAAATTTACGAAGGCTAGACGTGTTTTTGATAATTCAAAAGTGGAGAGCCATAGTGCCATCGTCCCAACGTATTTAATTCCAAAGTCCTTAACGCAAGATGAGAACATCGTTTATAGGGCTATTAAAAATCGCTTTATTATGCAGTTCATGCCTGTCGCAGAGCACGAAGAAACGAAGATTATGACTAAAATCAATAATAGTGAAATAAAAGGAGTTTTTATTTCAAAGGGAAAGGTACAACTTGTTGAAGGCTGGAAAAAGGTAGAGAAAATTGAATCGAAGGATACCATTTTACCCTTTGTAAATATAAATGAAATGGTTAGCATTATGGATCATAAACTGACTTCACACGTCACAAAGCCTCCAAAACATCATACGGAAAAAACTTTACTAAGAGTGATGGAAACGTGTGGTAAAGGGCATGATGATCAGGAAAGCGAAGAAATAATGGCTGCTATTTTAAGTGGTTTTAGTATCGGAACCCCTGCAACGAGAGCTGAAACAATAAAAAAGTTAAAAGATGTCGGCTATATTACAGTTCAAAACAAAAATTTACTCTGCACAGAGCTTGGCAATAATCTTGTCGAGACGTTCCCGATCAAGGAATTATTTGATTTAGAATTTACAGGCCGTCTAGAAAAAACATTATCTGATATTGAGAAACAAAAATTCACGAAGCAAGAATTCCTCAATGCAATATTTGATTTTACTATTAAATCTGTTGAAAGAATAAAAAATGAAAAACAAGTCATCATCAATGAAGTGACGAGGGAAAAGAGGCAAATTGAAGTGTTGGGAAAATGCCCTCTTTGCGGAAGTGGAGTTATTGAAGGACAGAAAGGGTTTGGCTGCAGCAATTGGAAAAATGGATGTAAATTTGTTATATGGAAGAATGATAAATTTCTAGCTGCAATGAAGAAAAAGCCTTCTAAAACGATGGTGAAAACTCTATTAAAAAATGGGGAGGTAACGGTAAAAGGTTTAACAAGCAAAAAAGGAAATAAGTTTAATGCTAATATGAGATATGAAAAAAATGCCGATAACGAATTCTTTAATTGGAAGATGGAGTTTATGAAGTAG
- a CDS encoding LLM class flavin-dependent oxidoreductase has translation MEKYRIDANKGLEFGLYSIGDHLLNPYTGSRISSEQRIRELIEASKLADEAGLDVFAVGESHQTHFTTQAHTVILGAIAQATKNIKIASSATVLSVSDPVRVYEDFATIDLISNGRAEIVAGRGSRIGAYSLLGYDVRDYEELFEEKLELLLKINNEERVTWEGQFRAPLENAYILPQPLNGHMPIWRAVGGPSASAIKAGYAGVPMMLTTLGGPAENFKISVDAYREAAAQSGFDSSELPIATTSLFYTAENSQDALREYYPHVNTGMLALKGGGYPKQQFAQAVDYRDALMIGSPQQIIEKMHYQYELYNQQRFMAQVDFGGVPFDKIMKNIELIATVILPAVRKFTVKN, from the coding sequence ATGGAAAAGTATCGTATCGATGCAAATAAAGGTCTAGAATTTGGATTATATTCAATTGGTGATCATTTGCTAAACCCGTATACAGGAAGTCGAATTAGTTCAGAACAACGCATTCGTGAATTAATAGAAGCAAGTAAGCTAGCGGATGAAGCGGGACTAGATGTCTTTGCTGTTGGTGAAAGTCATCAAACGCATTTTACAACCCAAGCACATACGGTCATTTTAGGTGCAATTGCACAAGCGACAAAAAATATTAAAATTGCGAGCTCGGCAACGGTGTTAAGTGTATCAGACCCGGTTCGTGTTTATGAGGATTTTGCGACTATTGATTTAATCTCAAATGGCCGGGCTGAAATTGTCGCTGGTCGAGGATCAAGGATTGGTGCTTATAGCTTGCTTGGGTATGATGTCCGAGATTATGAAGAGTTATTTGAGGAAAAATTGGAGCTGCTGTTGAAGATAAATAATGAAGAAAGAGTGACGTGGGAAGGGCAATTCCGTGCACCACTAGAAAATGCCTATATTCTTCCTCAGCCTCTTAATGGCCATATGCCGATTTGGCGTGCTGTTGGCGGTCCGTCTGCGAGTGCCATTAAAGCAGGCTATGCAGGAGTACCAATGATGCTAACGACACTTGGGGGCCCAGCGGAAAATTTTAAAATATCTGTAGATGCTTATCGTGAAGCTGCAGCGCAAAGCGGATTTGACTCAAGTGAGTTGCCTATTGCCACAACGAGCTTATTTTACACGGCAGAAAATTCACAGGATGCACTTCGTGAGTACTATCCACATGTGAATACAGGGATGCTGGCATTAAAAGGCGGCGGTTATCCGAAGCAGCAATTCGCTCAGGCTGTTGACTATCGCGATGCATTAATGATAGGCAGCCCACAGCAAATTATTGAAAAAATGCACTATCAATATGAACTATACAATCAGCAGAGATTCATGGCACAAGTTGACTTTGGTGGTGTGCCATTCGATAAAATTATGAAAAACATCGAATTGATTGCCACAGTAATTTTGCCAGCAGTTAGAAAATTTACAGTTAAAAATTAA
- a CDS encoding M20/M25/M40 family metallo-hydrolase: MISTENDVLHFTDELVRVESIVNTKGEIDIANKIHNIISSFPYFKEYPNQLIKPQTSDDEAKRFNVLAFVKGTKDIGNNKTVILMGHIDTVGIDDFAHLKDVACSPAELMEKLKDESLPELVKKQLHSGEWYFGRGVLDMKSGVASNLYLLKYYSEHPEELSGNLVFIAECDEEDGSHGVLSSLKNLKRWKQDHGFDYIGLINSDFVTPLYDGDENRYIYKGTVGKLLPSFFITGAETHVGSAFEGLDPNFLAAELTRQISYNPDLSDSYLGETPAPPVSLKQTDLKPNYTVQTALSAYVYFNFFVHSWSPREVLNKLSDQAEIAFENALATLNERYAIFNSKCNQPSQNLPWKTRILLYEDMRAMLEKEHGEPFIKHMEDFKAQLLVDKSIDTRMFAARVVEEEWDWMTDKSPAIILFYSSLYSPALDLTGKNQREADLLEALDKAVEAVQPQYAHPIVTKNFFPYICDMSFVALSDDEEEIRAVMENNPGWGTKHYVNYEDIRDINVPAINIGPYGYDGHKKYERMEIQYSTEIVPKITKEVIRQLIG, translated from the coding sequence ATGATTTCAACTGAAAATGATGTCTTACACTTTACTGATGAATTAGTTAGGGTTGAAAGTATTGTAAATACGAAAGGGGAAATTGATATTGCGAATAAAATTCACAATATCATCTCAAGCTTTCCATATTTTAAGGAATATCCGAACCAGCTCATCAAACCTCAAACATCAGATGATGAAGCGAAGAGATTTAATGTTTTGGCCTTTGTAAAGGGTACGAAGGACATTGGCAATAATAAAACTGTTATATTAATGGGGCATATCGATACGGTCGGGATTGATGATTTTGCCCATTTAAAGGATGTTGCGTGTTCTCCAGCTGAATTGATGGAAAAACTTAAAGACGAATCTTTGCCTGAACTTGTAAAGAAGCAGCTCCATTCAGGCGAGTGGTATTTTGGGCGCGGTGTTCTAGATATGAAAAGCGGGGTTGCCAGCAACCTATATCTGCTGAAATATTATTCAGAGCATCCAGAAGAATTATCAGGAAATTTAGTTTTTATCGCTGAATGTGACGAAGAAGATGGCTCCCATGGCGTTTTGTCTAGTCTTAAAAATTTGAAAAGATGGAAGCAGGACCATGGCTTTGATTATATTGGACTTATAAATTCAGACTTTGTTACACCATTATATGATGGCGATGAAAATCGCTATATTTATAAAGGGACGGTAGGCAAGCTTCTTCCTTCATTTTTTATAACAGGTGCTGAAACACATGTTGGCTCTGCCTTTGAAGGCTTAGACCCAAACTTTCTTGCGGCAGAACTAACGAGGCAAATAAGTTATAACCCAGATTTAAGTGATAGTTATCTTGGTGAAACGCCAGCTCCGCCTGTTTCATTAAAGCAAACAGATTTAAAGCCAAATTATACGGTACAAACGGCTTTATCAGCTTACGTTTATTTTAATTTCTTTGTTCATTCATGGTCTCCTCGAGAAGTTTTGAACAAGCTTTCTGATCAGGCTGAAATCGCATTTGAAAATGCATTAGCTACATTAAATGAACGCTATGCAATTTTTAATAGTAAGTGCAATCAGCCGAGTCAGAACCTCCCATGGAAAACGAGAATTCTGCTTTATGAGGATATGAGAGCCATGCTTGAAAAAGAGCATGGAGAACCATTTATTAAACATATGGAAGATTTTAAAGCTCAATTACTGGTAGACAAAAGCATAGATACGAGAATGTTTGCTGCCAGGGTCGTTGAGGAAGAATGGGATTGGATGACGGATAAGAGTCCGGCTATCATTCTATTTTATTCATCCCTATATTCTCCTGCCCTCGATTTAACAGGGAAGAATCAGCGAGAAGCAGATCTGTTGGAAGCTTTAGATAAGGCGGTAGAAGCTGTCCAGCCACAGTATGCTCACCCGATTGTGACAAAAAATTTCTTCCCTTATATTTGTGATATGAGCTTTGTGGCATTAAGTGATGATGAAGAAGAGATTCGAGCAGTAATGGAAAATAATCCAGGCTGGGGCACAAAACATTATGTGAATTATGAAGATATTCGCGATATAAACGTTCCAGCTATTAATATCGGTCCATACGGCTATGATGGACATAAGAAATATGAAAGAATGGAAATTCAATATTCAACCGAAATCGTACCGAAAATAACAAAAGAAGTGATACGTCAATTAATTGGCTAA
- a CDS encoding cytochrome c oxidase assembly protein, with protein sequence MNNNHIHHFSGNSFGPVLLLLLIIALIIYILAVVISNRRYKRWPLYRTAFWISGVICIAAAAVGPVANHADFTAHMLGHLLIGMLAPLLLALAAPMTLFLRILNVKFARRLSRILKSLPVKVVSNPAVASLLNVGGLWVLYTTELYGAMQKNMILHVLIHIHVFLAGYLFTISMIYIDPTPHRTSFVYRAIIFVIALAGHGILSKYIYIHPPSNVPLEQAEIGGMLMYYGGDAVDIIIIFILCLQWYRASRPRTAVHESVSL encoded by the coding sequence ATGAACAATAATCACATTCATCATTTTAGTGGAAATTCCTTCGGGCCCGTCTTATTGTTACTGCTAATTATCGCATTGATTATTTATATACTGGCAGTGGTTATATCAAATCGCCGTTACAAACGGTGGCCGCTATACCGAACTGCCTTCTGGATTTCCGGAGTGATCTGTATAGCTGCGGCGGCTGTCGGCCCCGTAGCAAATCACGCTGATTTCACTGCACACATGCTTGGTCATTTACTTATTGGAATGCTTGCTCCACTTCTTCTAGCGTTAGCCGCACCTATGACTCTTTTCCTGCGAATCCTTAATGTGAAATTTGCGCGCCGTCTATCACGCATCTTGAAAAGTTTACCGGTAAAAGTTGTTAGCAATCCTGCTGTTGCGTCTCTTCTTAATGTTGGAGGGCTATGGGTACTTTATACAACCGAATTGTACGGGGCAATGCAGAAGAATATGATTTTACATGTATTAATACACATACATGTTTTTTTAGCTGGCTACCTCTTTACTATCTCTATGATTTATATTGATCCGACACCACATCGCACTAGCTTCGTCTATCGTGCGATTATATTTGTGATTGCACTGGCTGGTCACGGAATTCTATCAAAGTACATCTATATTCATCCACCTAGTAACGTTCCCTTAGAGCAGGCAGAAATCGGAGGCATGCTAATGTACTATGGCGGGGATGCGGTTGATATAATAATTATATTCATTCTTTGCTTGCAATGGTATAGAGCAAGCCGACCTCGAACAGCGGTACATGAATCGGTAAGCTTGTAA
- a CDS encoding ribonuclease J translates to MSTGKNTLSIFALGGLNEIGKNMYAIEYANDILIIDCGNKFPDESLLGIDLIIPDISYLLENKDKIRALIVTHGHEDHIGGIPYLLKKLNVPVYSTRFTLGLIELKLREHKLLRETELIEINSNSNLKFEEISVSFFKVNHSIPDCLGIVFNTPEGNIVHTGDFKFDLTPANNEHSDIHKMAEIGRRGVLLLLSESTNAERPGSTPTEKMVGKHIEEAFIRAERKVILSTFASNISRVQQVVDAAQKTNRKIALLGRSMVNVVDVAMERGYLTVPDGMLIEPHAINEMAPEKVAILCTGSQGEPLAALSRLSTGNYRGVEIFPEDTVILAAGPIPGNERNVTRIVDNLYTLGANVIYGTGSSSGMHVSGHGYQEDLKLMLTLMKPTYFIPIHGEYRMLHHHRLLAESVGVDQGNTFIMNNGDVVDIENSIARQTRKIPAGNTYVDGEGVGDVGDIVLRDRKQLSEDGMLVIILTMNKTDGKLVSEPDTVSRGFVYNRKSEELLRNVNLLITKTVNDLQKGDKHQWNIIKKTIKKSIGEYLYTHTKRKPMILPIIIEI, encoded by the coding sequence TTGAGCACAGGAAAGAATACATTATCCATTTTTGCCTTAGGTGGATTGAATGAAATCGGGAAAAATATGTATGCAATCGAGTATGCAAACGATATTTTGATCATCGATTGTGGTAATAAGTTTCCGGATGAAAGTTTATTAGGAATTGATTTGATTATTCCTGATATTTCATACTTACTCGAAAATAAAGATAAAATCAGAGCGCTGATTGTTACTCATGGACATGAAGATCATATCGGAGGGATTCCATACCTCCTAAAGAAATTAAATGTACCAGTTTATTCAACACGTTTTACATTAGGTTTAATCGAATTAAAATTAAGAGAACATAAACTCTTAAGAGAAACTGAATTGATTGAAATTAACTCAAATTCAAATTTAAAATTCGAAGAAATAAGTGTAAGCTTTTTCAAAGTGAATCATAGTATTCCCGATTGTTTAGGTATTGTTTTCAATACACCTGAAGGTAATATCGTGCATACTGGAGACTTCAAGTTTGACTTGACTCCTGCAAATAATGAGCATTCAGATATTCATAAAATGGCTGAAATCGGCAGGAGAGGTGTCCTCCTTCTATTGTCAGAAAGCACAAACGCAGAACGTCCAGGTTCTACCCCAACAGAGAAAATGGTAGGTAAACATATTGAAGAAGCTTTCATAAGAGCAGAACGCAAAGTTATTCTTTCAACCTTCGCTTCAAATATTAGCCGCGTTCAGCAAGTCGTGGATGCTGCACAAAAAACAAATCGAAAGATTGCCTTGCTTGGACGAAGCATGGTCAATGTAGTGGATGTTGCCATGGAACGGGGTTACTTAACAGTTCCTGATGGAATGTTAATTGAACCTCATGCAATCAATGAAATGGCTCCCGAAAAAGTCGCTATTTTATGTACAGGCAGTCAAGGTGAACCATTAGCTGCTCTTTCTCGTCTATCAACCGGAAACTATAGAGGTGTAGAGATTTTTCCTGAAGATACAGTTATCCTTGCCGCAGGTCCAATCCCCGGGAATGAACGGAATGTCACACGGATCGTAGACAACTTATATACACTTGGAGCCAATGTAATTTATGGAACGGGAAGTTCATCAGGAATGCATGTTTCTGGCCATGGCTATCAAGAAGATTTAAAACTGATGCTTACATTAATGAAACCAACATATTTTATTCCGATTCACGGTGAATATCGAATGCTGCATCATCACCGATTGTTAGCTGAATCAGTTGGTGTAGACCAAGGAAACACGTTTATTATGAATAATGGCGATGTCGTAGATATTGAAAACTCTATTGCCCGTCAAACTCGGAAAATACCGGCAGGCAATACGTATGTTGACGGGGAAGGTGTAGGTGATGTCGGGGACATTGTGTTGCGTGACCGTAAACAACTTTCTGAAGATGGTATGCTCGTGATCATTTTAACGATGAACAAAACTGACGGAAAATTGGTTTCTGAACCCGACACCGTTTCCCGCGGATTTGTGTATAACAGAAAATCAGAGGAACTCCTAAGAAATGTTAATCTACTTATTACAAAAACCGTTAACGATTTACAAAAAGGAGATAAACACCAATGGAATATTATTAAAAAAACAATAAAAAAATCTATAGGCGAATATCTATACACACATACTAAGAGAAAGCCAATGATCCTTCCGATAATTATTGAAATTTAA
- a CDS encoding ring-cleaving dioxygenase, translating into MYKIYGHHHISMITKNAHTNNKFFQNVLGLRRVKKTVNQDKPSIYHLFYGDLTGSAGTELSFFEMPLAGRTYRGTNAITGIGLLVPSLESLEYWKKRFEQFEVKHSEITTYAGRAALQFEDSEGLRLVLLNNNGEKIPEYWMAWEDSAVEPEHRILGMGTVEITVRYLERTAKTLSEMFGYIEVTRTEDKAIYQSVAGQAFGEIVVKQQEGPSEKPGRGSIHHLAIRVKNEEELLFWNEEVKKRGFYSSGIVDRFYFQSLYFRDSNGILFEIATDGPGFTADSSIEDLGQNLDLPPFLEEKRAEIEANLKPLD; encoded by the coding sequence ATGTATAAAATCTATGGACACCATCATATTTCGATGATTACAAAAAACGCTCATACCAATAATAAATTTTTTCAAAACGTGTTAGGTCTTCGGCGGGTGAAAAAGACCGTTAACCAAGATAAGCCTTCCATATATCATTTATTTTACGGAGATTTAACCGGAAGTGCAGGTACAGAACTATCCTTTTTTGAAATGCCGTTAGCGGGAAGAACGTATCGCGGAACAAATGCCATTACTGGAATCGGCTTACTCGTCCCATCATTGGAAAGTCTTGAGTATTGGAAAAAACGCTTTGAGCAATTTGAAGTTAAGCACAGTGAAATCACAACCTATGCTGGTCGAGCAGCACTTCAGTTTGAAGATTCAGAAGGTTTGCGACTTGTTTTATTAAATAATAATGGCGAAAAGATACCAGAATACTGGATGGCTTGGGAAGATTCAGCTGTGGAGCCAGAGCATCGTATTTTAGGAATGGGAACTGTAGAAATTACAGTGCGTTACTTGGAACGAACAGCTAAAACTTTATCAGAAATGTTTGGTTATATTGAAGTGACGCGCACAGAAGATAAAGCAATCTATCAGTCTGTTGCCGGTCAAGCATTTGGTGAAATTGTTGTTAAGCAGCAAGAGGGGCCAAGTGAAAAGCCGGGGCGTGGGAGTATTCATCATTTAGCCATTCGTGTAAAAAACGAGGAAGAACTCCTGTTTTGGAATGAAGAAGTGAAAAAACGTGGATTCTATTCATCAGGCATTGTTGATCGTTTTTATTTTCAAAGCTTATATTTCCGTGATTCTAATGGGATTTTATTCGAAATTGCAACAGATGGACCTGGATTTACAGCAGATTCTTCAATTGAAGATTTAGGACAAAATTTAGATTTACCGCCATTTTTAGAAGAGAAACGTGCAGAAATTGAAGCCAATTTAAAGCCGCTTGATTAA
- a CDS encoding MarR family transcriptional regulator, producing MRNNTMGSLIWLRLMRFTNRSNQLSNDFLKRFDITTAQFDVLVQIQVYQPLTQMELADKVTVTQGGISRMLVRLEKEGYIIRKQDWKTKTISLTEKGEAILDEAMPAQLAFQSSFFDEVLNEEERKTLYMLITRVHKHSQKKELPPV from the coding sequence TTGCGTAATAATACGATGGGGTCTTTAATATGGTTGCGCTTAATGCGTTTTACTAATCGCAGTAACCAGCTTTCGAATGATTTTTTAAAGCGTTTTGATATAACAACAGCACAATTTGATGTGCTCGTGCAAATACAAGTATATCAGCCACTCACGCAAATGGAGCTAGCTGATAAGGTAACAGTCACCCAAGGCGGTATTTCCCGAATGCTTGTACGGCTTGAAAAAGAAGGCTATATCATACGCAAGCAAGATTGGAAAACTAAAACGATCAGTCTCACTGAGAAGGGCGAAGCGATATTAGATGAGGCGATGCCAGCTCAACTTGCGTTTCAATCGTCATTTTTTGATGAGGTTTTAAACGAGGAAGAAAGGAAAACATTGTACATGCTGATAACTCGTGTCCATAAACATAGCCAAAAAAAAGAATTACCGCCGGTGTAA